The Pyrus communis chromosome 8, drPyrComm1.1, whole genome shotgun sequence region ACCTGGAGATTATTTGCAGCGTCTGCGAGTAGATGAGAAGAAAGGGCGTGACCAATGGAGAATTCTTGGCAGCAGGATTCAGGGAGCAAATGACCCACGTCTTGTTATTGGAGAGTTCAAGGATATCTTGGacaaaagatttttcaatgtgctagGAACATGGGATGGAACACCACATATCTCTATACAAGTGATGAGATTcttctatttaaaaaataaaatttcccaccatttaaataataaagcgtggtgtaccacttgtgttacGGTTACAAAGAAATTTCTATCTTGGACGAGCAtgagaaagagggagggaacCTGAAGACCACGGCAAGCATGACAGACTTTAGGGATTTTGTAACCTTGATGGTTTAATTGATCTAGGCTTCACGGGTTATCCCTTTACGTAGAAAATCAGGAGAGGAGGGATTTATACAACAAAGATTGGACCGGGGATTAGCATCGCTTTAATGGTTCAATTTGGTATGATTtgtatgttttatgttttagttcaCTAGGTTTGCTAGATTCGGTATGATCAATTTGGTACGgtttgtattttttatgttttagttcatTAGGTCCGATAGATTCGGTGTGGTCAATTTGGTATAgttcatattttttatgttttagtccATTAGGTCTGGTCAATTTGGTACAgtttgtattttttatgttttagttcatTAGGTCCGTTAATTTTTGCATTATTGATTTGTTAGGCCTTATACATTAATTATGGTTTAcaaaatagaaaacttcattttaatccctAAATAAGATTGTTTTTTCAATAACATTGTAcctaagattaaaaattaaaaatagtccTCCATATCAGATTATAGAATTCAATGTCACATTcaacttgtatatatatatttttttttttaataaattttgttGCATTTTTAGTTTCCCTATTTACCCTTATTACTCTCTTAAAACCAATTAgacaaacaaatatataattaattttccaAGAATGCTTACTTAACTAGATCCATAATTAACATGTTCGTTATAACAATAACATTATGATCATTACCATAAACCTCCATGTGTTATTCCAATCAAAGAACCCAGATAACTCAGCcatgatcaaacaaaaaaagctaggaaattcagaaaccaAAAATCTTGTTGTAttcggaagaaaaaaaagaaaaaaaaggctttTAGATGCCAAATTGATGGTGAATCCagaaatgaatgaaaaacaACACAAATAGAGAAAATGGAATGTGAAATCACAACTTAATTGACCGTACCGAATTGATCAGACCTACACTATATAGTACCTAACCGACTTTACTGAATGGATGAGACCTAATTGACAGTACCTAAATGAACAATTTTGTATGTAGAACAATATAGTGTACCTATAATCtcaatgcatttttttttattttatagttttggattcaataaattaaaaatgaatccaaagataaatgaaaagaaaaattttgtATGTAGAGAAAATGGATCGTGAAATCACAACCTAATTAACCGTGCCGAATTGATAGGACCTAAACTTTATAACATACCTAATTTATTGAACCTAATCTATCATACCTAGtgaactaaaacataaaaaatacaaattgtaCCAAATTGACTGTACCAAATCTATCGAACCTAAACTATATAACGTACTTAATTGACCGTACCGAAACTATCAGACATAAATTAATGCATTCTTCACAGaatataaaatttgaataaatataaaaaacaaaaacaaaacaataaacaaaaagTAGGTAGTTATAGACAATAAAGATGGTATTTTTCAGACAATGAAGATGGAGGTTACTTTTATAAGTGATAATGATGTAAccgttacatttttcaaattttgatagtGGAGGTTACATTGTAGACAGTAAGGATGACATTGTTGTGAATAGTATTAAAACTTGTGGTTTTATTATAAGTGACTTGTCATGGTGCATTAAAATGAAGGATCTTTTTTAGACGTTGAAAACCTTTCATGTTATATTCTAAAAGTCATCTTTGACAAGCCCTTATCTCTAAGTGTTCCTTTACAAaatacttttcaattttttgtgtttgaatCCCTTAAAAGGGGTAATATAGGCAAACCAAAAATGCTGTAAATTCATAAAAAGTAATTAAATCTGACATGCAGTATATAAGCTGACGTGGACACGAGTCAAAtgactatttttagtttttcatctTACATGCGGTACTATTAAAAGCATAATCTTTTTTTCCATAAAGCGAATTAGAATAGTAATGGCACATCTTTGGTATTTTTGTAAGGAGCCATTTTTCTCTTCTATTCACTCCTATTTAATCATGTtcgttgtttttgtttgatttattcaattggATGATCGAAAAATAGAGAGGTGTTGAAAATGTTAAAGGTGTGTGAAAAACCAACTTCCGTTCGTAAGATCTGGAGTAGCGTCTTGATAAGGTTGTTACATACTCGACTTTTCATTATTGAAAATTTGAcaccaatttatttaattttcaccATTATTTGTTCTCGTCATCAAgtgaagaaaacaaatgcaagacAGTaggaaaaaaacacacacacaaaaagaaaaaaaaaaaaaaaaaacagaaaagatagCTAGTCCACAACATCCATGATCAATTCTGAAGGCGATATAAAGGAATAGCGAGCAGATTCTTGGCCCTTGAAACTGCAAGACCAAACTCCTCAGTCATATCCAACTCATTTGGCAACATGTTATCTGGAAGTTCCCAATCAAAACAATGCACAAGCTGAGCCAACACAAAGTGTACCACAGTAATCCCTAACTGCATTCCAACGCAACGTCTTCTGCCAGAGCCAAACGGTAGAATCTGAAAGTGGTGTCCTCTAACATCAACGTTGCTATCCTCAAACCTCTCTGGTACGAACTTCTCTGCATCTTCCCAAGCACTTGGGTCTCTCCCGATTGCCCACACGTTTACGATAACGCGTGACTTTTTCGGTATGTGGTAGCCATCGACAGTGCAATCTTCGATGGCTGCATGAGGAAGCAACAATGGTAACACGGGATGTAGCCTCATGGTTTCCTTCACTACCATATCCAAATACTCCAATTTCTCCGTGTCTGATTCCTCCACCATTCTATTCAGACCTACAACATTTTTTATCTCCTTTTGGACTTTCTTCATAACCTGTGGATGCCTCATGAGTTCCGAGAGCGCCCACAGGACAGTTGTTGATGATGTGTCCGCTGAGGCCACTAACATGTCCTGCCAATAAATTTTCCATTGCTAGATGAAGTATATATAGTCGGGTGACATATGTACATAGATGACAATTTAATGTACATGATAAATCATAAATTTGTATCGTCAATAATCAATCTTGTATATTCAAACAAATGTTGACCTTATGGTTCAAAAGCACACAATCTGAGACCACGTCATGCTAAATTGTCTAACAAGAAACAATTTCGTTTTAATTTGAAGTAAAGCAAGATTAAAaagacaaatatgtaaaatgatGATACGTAAACTTACCGACATCATGGCTTTGATATTCAAGCGTTCGATTCGGTAGTCCGATTCTTCAGACCCCATGTAGGCCAGCATGGCATCAGTAAAGTCCTTCGTTCTTTCTGCATCCTTGGATTGAAGATGCTCGTCAATAATCTTCTCGTAAAAATCATCAAACACCTTGTTAACAGCCTTCATTTTTTTAGTGAGCCCTTGCAGGTCAAGCGGTGCAATACAAGGAAAGAAATCTCCCAAGTTAGGTACTCCTGCTAGTTTCAAACCCTCTTTCATCACAGACACGATACTCCTCCCGCCAAACTCCTCGTCCTTGTACTTCTTCCCAAACACCATCCGGCAGGTCATGTCAATCCCGAGCGACATGACCTTGTCAGTGAGATTGGCAATGCGTCGATTATTGGCGTCCTCTTGAACAGATTTTATCAAGAGAGCAACCTCTTCTCTCCTCATGGACTTGAAAGAGTTGATCTTTTGGTTGCTAAGtaattcgagcatgcaaagcttTCGCATGTTCGTCCAATACGAGCCATACTCAGCAAAGCTCAAGCTTTTTTGCCCAAAGATGAGGTGCTTTGCACCTTCATTAGGTGGTCTATTTGCGAAATTAAGGTCGTGTGTTTTGAGGAACAGCTCGGCCGCTCGTGCGGAAGAGACAACGACAGTATGCTGGAGGCCTAACCTCAAGTACATGATGTCACCGTATTTCTGGGCTAGTTGACGAAGATCCATGGTAGGGAACTTCCCTAACAAATGGAGGCTGCCAAAAATAGGAAACCCTCTCGGACCAGGAGGTAACATTTTGTTCTTGGTTTTTGATATGCATGCTTGCACGATGCGAACAAGGGCAAGCACCCCAATTGTTGCCCAAATCCAAAGTGCCATATTGATATTGCGCTCTTTGGGAGTTCTCAAATGGTTGAGCTAAGCTAGCTAGCAAAGTTTTTTTAAGAGAGGTTTCCAGCTATTTCACTTTGAGTATTATGAATGCTAGCTGATGCTTCGTTTTATAGATCTATAAAACTTGAAAGGTCAAAGCTAGTTTCAAACATAATAATTGTAGATTAGAAAGTCAATTTTTCTTGCAGTggataatgttaaggagatcaattttttaaatcaaattttgtaaaccaaattttTAAGCCAAATTTTTAAGCTAAATCTTCACAACTCTATGCCACTTTGgaaagattttttaatgtgttcaGAACATAAGATAATACACAATGTATCTCTATACAAATGATgagattcttgtgttaaaaaaattaaatttcttactaAAAATAGGAAACCCTCTCGGACCAGGA contains the following coding sequences:
- the LOC137743452 gene encoding cytochrome P450 71AU50-like; its protein translation is MALWIWATIGVLALVRIVQACISKTKNKMLPPGPRGFPIFGSLHLLGKFPTMDLRQLAQKYGDIMYLRLGLQHTVVVSSARAAELFLKTHDLNFANRPPNEGAKHLIFGQKSLSFAEYGSYWTNMRKLCMLELLSNQKINSFKSMRREEVALLIKSVQEDANNRRIANLTDKVMSLGIDMTCRMVFGKKYKDEEFGGRSIVSVMKEGLKLAGVPNLGDFFPCIAPLDLQGLTKKMKAVNKVFDDFYEKIIDEHLQSKDAERTKDFTDAMLAYMGSEESDYRIERLNIKAMMSDMLVASADTSSTTVLWALSELMRHPQVMKKVQKEIKNVVGLNRMVEESDTEKLEYLDMVVKETMRLHPVLPLLLPHAAIEDCTVDGYHIPKKSRVIVNVWAIGRDPSAWEDAEKFVPERFEDSNVDVRGHHFQILPFGSGRRRCVGMQLGITVVHFVLAQLVHCFDWELPDNMLPNELDMTEEFGLAVSRAKNLLAIPLYRLQN